The nucleotide window GCCCAAGTAGTTCACCCAGGTAATTATCATCCTTTTCATATCaatcattatttgatttgattactttTCCATGGGGGGAGTTTTTATGAATTTGACGTTTATTGAAACTTGGAAGGGCATATGAGACCTCCTGTTTGAGGTAAAATTgtctataaaaatttaaaatctttCCTTCTTGTTGGATAAAATGAGGACAGCCAACAAGGTCTAGAACTGAGACGAGCAGGATGGTGACTAAACGATTTGCTTTTGCTTTCATGCGTATCATGCGTTGCCATATTTCTGTGATCTGTTTTGATCAAATAGGTCTTGGGTTAAGATATAGTGGGTGCTTATCAAGTTGACGTTAAAATTGATCTAGGTGATATGGTAAGATAAAAAATGTTGTGCATCTGATCAACAAGAAGCAGGCCTTAGGCTGGCGGTTTCTTTCACTTTTCATCTTGAATCAATGGGTTCAAATCCTTGCAGATGTGGTACCCAAGTAACTCTTTAGGTGAAAAATCACCCACTCTGTTATTCTTAAACTATCACATTTTGATCAATGGAATAAGACATGGAGATCCAACAATGAGAACTTGAAAGTTGTTGTCAAAGCAAACTTTTGATTTGTCACTATTAGATAACCAAACATCTCAAGATAGTGAGAAGCTCACCTACTGTAATCTTAGCTTGATCATGTGAAGCATTGTGACTTTGAGAAAGTTGCATTGAACAATTATAGTTGGGTAAATAATATTCCGCCAAATGTATATCAAGTTACAATGTAGTTCTTAAATGTTGGATCTTTGCCAGTGTTACATTTCCCATGCACCAGTTTGCATAGCTTAGAAGAATGTTGCCGAGTAGATTTTTCTCATTATGACATACTCAGTCTTTGCTGGAGAAATCAAACACCTGCCATTGAATTTAGTGCAACATACCGTATGTCATTCCGTTGGAGGCTGTATCTATCATTCTAAATATATGAAAATCCAAAATTTATGATGTCTTAGTTGCAGTATGTGTTGGATTGTGAATGCTCTGTGATCTCGTTGAATATTCCTTTATAAGCTTAGCAAATGATGAATCTTCTCGTTCCAGTAACTTGGATGGTTTGTCATACTCAACAATGCTTCCTGCTTAAGAACAAGAAAGTGTACAAGTTAAATCACGCACAAAATATCtgcaaattatatttatcttcaGTGGATTATAACCTTGATTACCTTCACTAAGAACAAGAATGAGATCGCTATCTATAACCGTGTGAATCCTGTGAGCTATGATGAGTATTGTGCAGTCTCTGAATTCGTGACGTATTGTTGCTTGGATTATTGCATCTGTAGCAGAATCAATTGAGGCTGTTGCTTCGTCCAGAACAAGAATGTTACTTCTCTTCAACAGTGCTCTTCCTAGACAGAATAGTTGCCTCTGTCCAACACTCCAGTTTTCTCCATTTTCAGTAACTGTAGAAAGCCTCTCATAAATTATTAGACTGGTAACTCTAAACCGAGCTTATGATTTAAGTAGTAATGAACTGTAAGTTTGTTATCAAATGATCATAATCTCCTTGGTATGTTTTACCTGTTGAATCCAACTTCTTGCTATCTTGTCGCATCAGATCACCAAGCTGACACTTGTCTAGTACCTAAACAATCATAAAGCATCTGTCAATCTTCTAGTTAGGATACATTTAAATAAGATTTGGCATTTAGTTTCTtgaagatattttaatatacaacaCTGAGTTCAAGAAACATCTTCTGTTTGGAAATTGAAGCATCTGAGTTGAAGATCTCTTGTTTAATATGAACTGAAAACTATAGATTAGAATAAACTCAAATTATGCATGGTTATCCGTGTCTTTACTTTGCCGTCTACATTATTTGGTCAACTTATAGTTTTTATGTTCCCTTGTGACAGTTCTATTCTTCAAGGATCCAGCATTATATCATTACTTGATAATTTCTGCCTCATCCATAATCATGCTCAATACCATACTTGTAGTGACATACTTGGATTCTCTATATTATGAAAATTATGGGTTTGAAGAAACAACTTGCCTCCCATATCCTGCTATCTGAGTATTCCTCCAATGGATCAAGGTTTCCCCTCACTGTTCCCTCAAACAATATTGGGTCTTGTGGTATGATGCTTAGTTTGGAACGCAAGTCATGGAGACCTATCTTGCAGATATCAACATCATCAATTTGAATGGTTCCTTCTCGTGGTTCAACAATACGGAAAAGAGCCTGTATCAAAGTCGATTTGCCGCTGCCAGTTCGTCCTACAATACCAACTTGTTTTCTTCCTGGAACTGTGCACGTTATATTTTTCAAGACAGATGGCAGATGTTCAGCATATCTGACCTGTATCAACAACAATAGCAACAAACCATAAGTTTTTAGAAAACAACATATCTAACCTgtagagaaaagaaaaataaaaaataaatagaaaaaaatgaaTGATTACTTATTCAAGTTGAGCACAAAATTCTTTTGTATAACCATACGAATATCTACATATCTTGGGCTTTGGGATCTCTGTAtctaattctcaatataaacaaaGTTTTTAAActagaaatataaattttttttatatttgattaatCTAAGTTTACTATTAAAAGGGTAGAGATTCTCTTAGTATTTTGTAGTGGCACTCATCTGCCAAACAGTTGCAACTGTTACCTGAAGCAGAAAATGCAGATGGGATTATAGTAAATAATAGCCTAAAACTTGAGATCTAGGTTTATTTATGTTTGTTGGCTTTATCCACATTGATACTGCCTAGCTATGAAAGAGAAGTATGGCTATTAAAAAGAATCCAACAATAATCATCAGTATTGTAAAGCAATTAAGGATAAACTAACTACTACTACAAGAAAAAGAATAAGAACATAAAAAATTGGAATGTCCTAAGTCCTAACTATTTGAGGTCAAATATATGAATCTTTTAGTTCTCCTTAGGATATATTCATATAATTTTAAATGATTCTTCCTCAATTTATCCTCTATCGATGCTATACTTATTGACAAATGAAATTTCTTTTACTATCTTTTCTATTCACTCCACACAACCACCTCAACATTCTCATTTCAGTAATACAAACCTTTGCATGTTCTATTTCTTTATTGTTCAACCTTAAACCTTA belongs to Musa acuminata AAA Group cultivar baxijiao chromosome BXJ3-5, Cavendish_Baxijiao_AAA, whole genome shotgun sequence and includes:
- the LOC135638390 gene encoding putative ABC transporter C family member 15, encoding MQQYYIPTARELARLSEIQRSPILHHFAESFSGATTIRAFGQKDRFSNTNLDLIDNYSRPWFHDFSAVEWFSFRLDLLSNFVFAFSLILLVNLPEGFFSPSIAGLAVTYGLNLNSQLATIIWFICNIETTMISVERILQYSRIPSEAPVLIEGCRPPTNWPQVGTICFKNLEICCFLKTYGLLLLLLIQVRYAEHLPSVLKNITCTVPGRKQVGIVGRTGSGKSTLIQALFRIVEPREGTIQIDDVDICKIGLHDLRSKLSIIPQDPILFEGTVRGNLDPLEEYSDSRIWEVLDKCQLGDLMRQDSKKLDSTVTENGENWSVGQRQLFCLGRALLKRSNILVLDEATASIDSATDAIIQATIRHEFRDCTILIIAHRIHTVIDSDLILVLSEGSIVEYDKPSKLLEREDSSFAKLIKEYSTRSQSIHNPTHTATKTS